Proteins from one Thermobifida alba genomic window:
- a CDS encoding WD40 repeat domain-containing serine/threonine protein kinase, giving the protein MHPLQLGDPERVGPYRLVGRLGAGGMGQVFLARSPGGRPVVVKVILPEYASDTEYRARFAREVEAARRVGGFHTAQVVAADPDADPPWMATAYVPGPSLSQAVHQRGPLDEQVLRTLAAGLAEGLAAIHGCGLVHRDFKPGNIILAADGPRIIDFGIARPTDASTMTQTGAVIGTLSYMSPEQIGGSPVGPASDIFSFGTVLAFAATGRSPFAAESIGEVVMRIVGKPPDLAELPDDLKRLVHACWEQDPDRRPTTAELLARLSTDQTGDDWPPSHLADLIDSALPGTTPPSKRPLTMAEPPRPHAPPTPPHQPPGPGGERNNPPPSPGQVVPPSDQPLPGMQSSSWERLSPAQRGLLGGAVTAAVVGLAASLAIWFWATSADFSPTGGNSAQNMAEPPEPVVLDEHSDWVRSVAFSPDGSVLASASDDGTVRLWDVASGAERDVWDGYAGFALSAVFSPDGSLLASGYEDGTVRLWDVVSGAERAELDEHSDWVRSVAFSPDGSVLASASDDGTVRLWDVEDEEERAVLEGHSDWVWSVAFSPDGSLLASASDDGTVRLWDVEDEEERAVLEGHSDWVRSVAFSPDGSLLASGEDGTVRLWDVASGAERDAWAGGTGFALSAVFSPDGSLLASGYEDGTVRLWDVAERERVVLEGHSDWVRSVAFSPDGSLLASAGDDGTIHLWPLGTE; this is encoded by the coding sequence ATGCATCCGTTGCAGTTGGGAGACCCGGAGCGGGTGGGCCCCTATCGGCTGGTGGGCCGTCTGGGTGCGGGTGGGATGGGGCAGGTGTTCCTGGCCCGGTCCCCCGGGGGAAGGCCGGTGGTGGTCAAGGTCATCCTCCCCGAGTACGCCTCTGACACCGAGTACCGGGCACGGTTCGCGCGTGAGGTGGAGGCGGCGCGCCGGGTGGGTGGTTTCCACACGGCCCAGGTGGTCGCTGCCGACCCTGACGCGGATCCGCCGTGGATGGCCACCGCCTACGTGCCCGGTCCGTCCCTGAGTCAGGCGGTCCACCAGCGGGGGCCGCTGGACGAGCAGGTTCTGCGCACCCTGGCCGCCGGGCTCGCCGAGGGGCTGGCCGCGATCCACGGCTGCGGTCTGGTGCACCGCGACTTCAAGCCCGGCAACATCATCCTGGCCGCGGACGGGCCGCGCATCATCGACTTCGGTATCGCCAGGCCGACGGATGCCAGCACCATGACCCAGACGGGAGCCGTGATCGGCACCCTGTCCTACATGTCCCCCGAACAGATCGGAGGCAGCCCGGTTGGGCCGGCCAGCGACATCTTCTCCTTCGGCACCGTGCTGGCGTTCGCCGCCACCGGCCGCTCCCCGTTCGCGGCCGAATCGATCGGGGAGGTCGTCATGCGCATCGTCGGTAAGCCTCCCGACCTGGCGGAACTTCCCGACGACCTGAAACGGCTGGTCCACGCGTGCTGGGAGCAGGACCCCGACCGGCGGCCCACCACGGCGGAGCTGCTCGCCCGGCTCAGCACCGACCAGACCGGCGACGACTGGCCCCCGTCCCACCTGGCCGACCTGATCGACTCGGCACTCCCCGGTACGACGCCCCCCTCGAAGCGGCCGCTCACCATGGCGGAGCCGCCGCGGCCGCACGCCCCGCCGACACCGCCGCACCAGCCCCCCGGCCCGGGCGGCGAGAGGAACAACCCTCCGCCCAGCCCCGGCCAGGTCGTCCCACCCTCCGACCAGCCGCTCCCGGGCATGCAGTCCTCGTCGTGGGAGCGACTCTCCCCCGCGCAGAGGGGCCTGCTCGGCGGAGCGGTGACAGCAGCCGTGGTCGGTCTCGCCGCTTCCCTGGCCATCTGGTTCTGGGCAACGTCGGCGGACTTCTCCCCGACCGGCGGGAACTCCGCCCAGAACATGGCGGAACCGCCCGAGCCCGTGGTCCTCGACGAGCACTCCGACTGGGTGCGGTCGGTGGCGTTCAGTCCGGACGGTTCGGTGCTGGCCAGTGCGAGCGACGACGGCACGGTCCGGTTGTGGGACGTGGCGAGCGGAGCGGAACGGGACGTCTGGGACGGGTACGCAGGCTTTGCCCTCTCCGCGGTCTTCAGTCCCGACGGTTCGCTGTTGGCCAGTGGCTACGAGGACGGCACGGTCCGGTTGTGGGACGTGGTGAGCGGAGCAGAGCGGGCTGAGCTGGACGAGCATTCCGACTGGGTGCGGTCGGTGGCGTTCAGTCCGGACGGTTCGGTGCTGGCCAGTGCGAGCGACGACGGCACGGTCCGCCTGTGGGATGTCGAAGACGAGGAGGAGCGGGCCGTGCTGGAGGGGCATTCCGACTGGGTGTGGTCGGTGGCGTTCAGTCCGGACGGTTCGCTGCTGGCCAGTGCGAGCGACGACGGCACGGTCCGCCTGTGGGATGTCGAAGACGAGGAGGAGCGGGCCGTGCTGGAGGGGCATTCCGACTGGGTGCGGTCGGTGGCGTTCAGTCCGGACGGCTCGCTGCTGGCCAGCGGTGAGGACGGCACGGTCCGGTTGTGGGACGTGGCGAGCGGAGCGGAACGGGACGCCTGGGCCGGGGGCACCGGCTTTGCCCTCTCCGCGGTCTTCAGTCCCGACGGTTCGCTGTTGGCCAGCGGCTACGAGGACGGCACGGTCCGGTTGTGGGACGTCGCGGAGAGGGAGCGGGTCGTGCTGGAGGGGCATTCCGACTGGGTGCGGTCGGTGGCGTTCAGTCCGGACGGTTCGCTGCTGGCCAGCGCCGGCGACGACGGCACCATCCACCTGTGGCCGCTCGGCACGGAGTGA
- a CDS encoding MmcQ/YjbR family DNA-binding protein, translating to MTPQQFIDAALWFPEAVETEPFGPGTLVYKVAGRMFALLSERNREGVPFVTLKCDPDLALELRAEFDAVFPGYHTDKRHWNSVLLDGTVPDDELLEMLRHSYQQVVARLRRADRERLLAVLGEDAPPLP from the coding sequence GTGACCCCGCAGCAGTTCATCGACGCGGCGCTGTGGTTCCCCGAAGCGGTCGAGACCGAGCCGTTCGGCCCGGGGACGCTGGTGTACAAGGTGGCGGGCAGGATGTTCGCGCTGCTCAGTGAGCGCAACCGGGAGGGGGTGCCGTTCGTGACGCTCAAGTGCGACCCCGACCTCGCCCTGGAACTGCGCGCCGAGTTCGATGCGGTGTTCCCCGGATACCACACCGACAAACGCCATTGGAACAGCGTGCTGCTCGACGGCACGGTGCCCGACGACGAACTGCTGGAGATGCTGCGCCACTCCTACCAGCAGGTGGTGGCGCGGCTGCGCAGGGCCGACCGGGAGCGGCTGCTCGCCGTGCTGGGGGAGGACGCGCCGCCGCTGCCCTGA
- a CDS encoding class I SAM-dependent methyltransferase, giving the protein MDAHEWDQRYRERELVWGAEPNRFVVEVVADLPPGRALDVAAGEGRNAVWLAERGWRVTAADFSSVAVDRGRLLARERGVEVEWVHADARDPAPLREAYDLVLLSYLHLPPDDWRRALTEAVRALAPGGRLVSVGHALDNLTRGTGGPQDPRVLHIPQDIALAVAEIAAGAGFAVRVERAEQVTRGVDTDEGPRTAIDSLVVAHRARR; this is encoded by the coding sequence ATGGACGCGCACGAGTGGGACCAGCGCTACCGGGAGCGGGAACTGGTGTGGGGTGCGGAGCCGAACCGGTTCGTCGTCGAGGTGGTCGCCGACCTGCCGCCGGGTCGGGCGTTGGACGTGGCCGCCGGGGAGGGACGCAACGCGGTGTGGCTCGCCGAGCGGGGATGGCGGGTCACGGCCGCCGACTTCTCCTCGGTGGCGGTGGATCGGGGCAGGCTCCTCGCCCGTGAGCGGGGGGTGGAGGTGGAGTGGGTGCACGCCGACGCCCGCGACCCCGCACCCCTGCGGGAGGCGTACGACCTGGTGCTCCTCAGCTACCTGCACCTGCCACCCGACGACTGGCGGCGTGCGCTCACCGAGGCGGTGCGGGCGCTGGCTCCGGGAGGGCGGCTGGTGAGCGTCGGCCACGCCCTGGACAACCTCACCCGCGGCACCGGCGGGCCGCAGGACCCGCGGGTCCTGCACATCCCCCAGGACATCGCCCTGGCCGTGGCCGAGATCGCCGCCGGGGCGGGCTTCGCCGTGCGCGTCGAACGCGCCGAACAGGTGACCCGCGGGGTCGACACCGACGAGGGGCCGCGCACCGCGATCGACTCCCTGGTCGTCGCCCACCGCGCCCGCCGGTGA
- a CDS encoding sensor histidine kinase, which yields MGQRGVPERERWWLAVDAAAVLLCVLVFWLPIGGPVWLTTAHVTAVLLVAAGTLLRFRWPLRAFAVVAGTTLAGLLLGVTREPFLLCAWILYEVALLRGETRRLPKVLLASFAAVTVLATVSGSDHVLDLLRYLLVSGLALLGAWTLGSVTRQKRLEAEHAARAERERAVAAERLRVVRELHDVVSHSLGTIAIVSGTGRHSTTDDPAALREKLATIEETSRAALDDMRSVLGVLRADAGPGERAPQPGLDDLDALVARAERAGTPTTLTVTGSRPLPAGTQRAVYRIVQEGLTNAVRHAPGARCAVTVATAGEQVDVEVVNDPPARRPRPGDAPGFGLVGLRERVELLGGEFTAGKRPDGGFALRVRLPADPHGREAA from the coding sequence ATGGGTCAGCGGGGTGTCCCCGAGCGTGAGCGCTGGTGGCTCGCCGTCGACGCGGCCGCCGTCCTGCTGTGCGTGCTGGTGTTCTGGCTCCCGATCGGCGGCCCGGTGTGGCTGACCACGGCGCACGTCACGGCGGTCCTGCTGGTCGCGGCGGGAACCCTGCTCCGCTTCCGGTGGCCGCTGCGCGCCTTCGCCGTCGTCGCCGGAACGACCCTGGCCGGTCTGCTCCTCGGCGTCACCCGGGAACCGTTCCTGCTCTGCGCGTGGATCCTGTACGAGGTCGCGCTGCTCCGGGGGGAGACCAGACGGCTGCCGAAAGTGCTGCTGGCGTCCTTCGCGGCGGTCACCGTCCTGGCCACGGTCAGCGGCAGCGACCACGTCCTCGACCTGCTCCGCTACCTGCTGGTGAGCGGGTTGGCGCTGCTCGGAGCGTGGACGCTGGGCAGTGTCACCCGGCAGAAGCGGCTGGAGGCCGAGCACGCGGCCCGCGCCGAACGGGAGCGCGCCGTGGCCGCGGAGCGGCTGCGGGTCGTGCGGGAACTGCACGACGTCGTGTCGCACTCGCTCGGCACGATCGCCATCGTCTCCGGGACGGGACGGCACAGCACCACCGACGACCCCGCGGCGCTGCGCGAGAAACTCGCCACCATCGAGGAGACCAGCCGGGCCGCACTGGACGACATGCGCTCCGTGCTCGGCGTCCTGCGTGCCGACGCCGGCCCGGGGGAGCGCGCCCCGCAGCCCGGGCTCGACGACCTGGACGCGCTCGTCGCCCGCGCCGAGCGGGCGGGGACCCCCACCACGCTGACGGTCACCGGCTCCCGCCCGCTGCCCGCGGGCACGCAGCGGGCCGTGTACCGGATCGTGCAGGAAGGGCTGACCAACGCGGTCCGGCACGCCCCCGGGGCACGGTGCGCGGTGACCGTCGCCACCGCTGGGGAACAGGTGGACGTCGAAGTCGTCAACGACCCGCCCGCCCGCCGGCCGCGCCCCGGCGACGCTCCCGGCTTCGGTCTGGTGGGGCTGCGCGAGCGCGTCGAACTGCTGGGCGGGGAGTTCACCGCCGGGAAGCGCCCCGACGGCGGGTTCGCCCTCCGCGTCCGCCTGCCCGCCGACCCGCACGGACGGGAGGCCGCATGA
- a CDS encoding response regulator transcription factor — protein sequence MSDPIGVVVAEDDDLSRAALAELVDSAPGMAVRARARNGREAVAAVREHRPDVVLMDIRMPVLDGLAATRLVCDHHPGTRVVVLTTFDLDEYVYEALRAGASGFLLKNAPPEEILRAVRTARDGNAMLAPEVTRRMIAHVAPRHRTADRSRFRGLTERERDVVAAITRGLSNEEIAAELFLSKATVKTYLSRLFTRLGVRDRTQLVILVYESGYIAEIR from the coding sequence ATGAGCGACCCCATCGGTGTGGTCGTCGCCGAGGACGACGACCTGTCCCGCGCCGCCCTCGCGGAACTGGTCGACAGCGCCCCCGGCATGGCCGTCCGGGCACGGGCACGCAACGGGCGGGAGGCCGTCGCTGCGGTCCGGGAGCACCGGCCGGACGTCGTGCTCATGGACATCCGCATGCCGGTCCTGGACGGCCTGGCGGCGACCCGGCTGGTCTGCGACCACCACCCGGGCACCAGGGTCGTCGTGCTGACCACGTTCGACCTGGACGAGTACGTCTACGAGGCGCTGCGCGCCGGCGCCTCCGGCTTCCTGCTGAAGAACGCGCCCCCCGAGGAGATCCTGCGGGCCGTCCGCACCGCGCGGGACGGCAACGCCATGCTCGCCCCCGAGGTGACGCGGCGGATGATCGCCCACGTCGCGCCGCGCCACCGCACCGCCGACCGCTCCCGCTTCCGCGGCCTCACCGAACGGGAACGGGACGTCGTCGCCGCGATCACCCGGGGACTGTCCAACGAGGAGATCGCCGCCGAACTCTTCCTCAGCAAGGCCACCGTCAAGACCTACCTGAGCCGGCTCTTCACCAGACTGGGCGTGCGCGACCGAACCCAACTGGTCATCCTCGTCTACGAGTCCGGGTACATCGCCGAGATCCGGTAG
- a CDS encoding ABC transporter ATP-binding protein, which produces MIDVAHLTKRRGGRAVVDDVSFTASPGRVTGFLGPNGAGKTSTLRVLLGLDRADGGTALVNGVPYRQLRHPLRTVGALLDAGAHPSRSARAHLTWLARSNGIPRSRVAEVLDTVGLADAARKRIGAFSLGMGQRLGLAAALLGDPEVLVLDEPVNGLDAEGIRWMRSFLRDYAAAGRTVLLSSHLMGEVAETADDLVVIDRGRIVTRGTVAEVTAGHSSLEEAFFALTGTAATPGGGA; this is translated from the coding sequence ATGATCGACGTGGCACACCTGACCAAACGCCGCGGCGGAAGAGCCGTCGTGGACGACGTCAGCTTCACCGCCTCCCCCGGCAGGGTCACCGGCTTCCTCGGACCCAACGGCGCCGGGAAGACCTCGACCCTGCGCGTCCTCCTCGGCCTGGACCGCGCCGACGGGGGCACCGCCCTGGTCAACGGGGTCCCCTACCGGCAGCTGCGCCACCCCCTGCGCACGGTCGGCGCCCTGCTGGACGCCGGAGCACACCCCTCCCGTAGCGCGCGGGCCCACCTGACCTGGCTGGCCCGCAGCAACGGCATCCCGCGTTCCCGGGTGGCCGAGGTGCTCGACACCGTCGGCCTGGCCGACGCGGCACGGAAACGGATCGGCGCGTTCTCCCTCGGCATGGGCCAGCGTCTCGGCCTGGCCGCCGCGCTGCTCGGCGACCCCGAGGTGCTCGTCCTCGACGAACCGGTCAACGGCCTGGACGCCGAGGGGATCCGCTGGATGCGCAGCTTCCTGCGGGACTACGCCGCGGCGGGCCGCACCGTGCTGCTCTCCAGCCACCTCATGGGCGAGGTCGCCGAAACCGCCGACGATCTGGTCGTCATCGACCGGGGCCGGATCGTCACCCGGGGAACGGTAGCCGAGGTGACCGCGGGGCACTCCTCCCTGGAGGAGGCGTTCTTCGCCCTCACCGGGACGGCCGCGACCCCCGGAGGTGGCGCGTGA
- a CDS encoding ABC transporter permease: MSFRNTVAAEFTKLASLPSVFVALGLVLLVTPGVAALNTSALRHALDTGNTGALVDLSTIDAGLDGIPVGAIGAIVLGVTVISSEYTATRRGAGGGRQITATLTGLPRRVPLLAAKALVLSTVTALATAVAIPVSVVVAQTVLGEHGHPLDEVFAEVGGSVFGGVCYAVLTALLAFAVTVLVRNGIVPLIVLIVNASLVSFSLLLSMVTPLAKYLPDLAGGQMFAAYSPVEDPLGPLAGGLVMAAWTALFLAVAAAVFIRRDA; this comes from the coding sequence GTGAGCTTCCGCAACACCGTCGCCGCCGAGTTCACCAAACTGGCCTCGCTGCCGTCCGTGTTCGTCGCACTGGGCCTGGTCCTGCTCGTGACGCCGGGCGTGGCCGCGCTGAACACGTCGGCGCTGCGGCACGCCCTCGACACGGGCAACACCGGCGCGCTGGTCGACCTGTCCACGATCGACGCGGGCCTCGACGGCATCCCCGTGGGCGCGATCGGCGCGATCGTCCTCGGCGTGACCGTGATCAGCAGCGAGTACACCGCGACCCGGCGCGGCGCGGGCGGCGGCCGCCAGATCACCGCCACCCTCACCGGACTGCCCCGGCGGGTGCCGCTGCTGGCCGCCAAGGCACTGGTGCTGAGCACGGTGACCGCCCTGGCCACGGCCGTGGCGATCCCGGTCTCGGTCGTGGTGGCCCAGACGGTGCTGGGCGAGCACGGCCATCCCCTGGACGAGGTGTTCGCCGAGGTCGGCGGGTCTGTGTTCGGCGGCGTCTGCTACGCGGTCCTCACCGCGCTGCTCGCGTTCGCCGTCACCGTGCTGGTCCGCAACGGGATCGTTCCGCTGATCGTGCTGATCGTCAACGCCTCGCTCGTGTCGTTCTCCCTGCTGCTGTCCATGGTCACCCCGCTGGCGAAGTACCTGCCGGACCTCGCCGGAGGCCAGATGTTCGCCGCCTACTCCCCGGTGGAGGACCCGCTCGGCCCGCTCGCCGGCGGCCTGGTCATGGCCGCGTGGACCGCCCTGTTCCTCGCCGTCGCCGCGGCCGTGTTCATCCGCCGTGACGCCTGA
- a CDS encoding ABC transporter permease, with translation MNLSLGHAVVAETVKLRTLPAALVTVAVTVAGTAGLAALLAVAARDTAGAETVPALHTALQTVGYTQVGFVLLGVLTITTEYSGGQIHASLAGVPRRMVLLSGKTAALLGAALPTAAAAVAVAVAAVQLVLGERAQPLGEQFAEVGVRPLAGAVAYLVLVGLFGYAVAVPARSPVTALVVLLPVLLLVPPLLDAVTDHAEYLPSPAGAQMYQPGPVPDGALGPLLGGAVMAGWTVAAFAVAAAVFHRRDA, from the coding sequence ATGAACCTCAGTCTCGGACACGCTGTTGTCGCGGAGACCGTCAAACTGCGCACCCTGCCCGCCGCTCTCGTCACGGTCGCCGTCACCGTCGCGGGGACGGCTGGGCTCGCCGCACTGCTCGCGGTCGCGGCCCGCGACACGGCGGGCGCGGAAACGGTCCCCGCACTGCACACCGCCCTGCAGACCGTGGGGTACACGCAGGTCGGCTTCGTCCTGCTGGGTGTTCTCACGATCACCACCGAGTACTCCGGAGGGCAGATCCACGCCAGTCTGGCCGGCGTGCCCCGCCGCATGGTGCTGCTGTCCGGCAAGACCGCCGCCCTGCTGGGGGCCGCGCTGCCCACGGCGGCCGCCGCCGTGGCCGTCGCCGTCGCCGCCGTCCAGCTCGTCCTGGGAGAGCGGGCCCAGCCGCTGGGGGAGCAGTTCGCCGAGGTCGGCGTGCGCCCCCTGGCAGGAGCGGTCGCCTACCTCGTCCTGGTCGGCCTGTTCGGCTACGCCGTGGCGGTTCCGGCGCGCAGCCCCGTCACGGCGCTCGTGGTCCTGCTGCCCGTGCTGCTGCTCGTCCCGCCCCTGCTGGACGCGGTCACCGACCACGCCGAGTACCTCCCCTCCCCGGCGGGCGCCCAGATGTACCAGCCGGGGCCGGTGCCGGACGGCGCGTTGGGGCCGCTGCTCGGCGGGGCCGTCATGGCCGGGTGGACGGTTGCGGCGTTCGCGGTGGCGGCCGCGGTGTTCCACCGGCGGGACGCCTGA
- a CDS encoding ABC-F family ATP-binding cassette domain-containing protein gives MSSRSLPALLRELNTAGRLPAGASAHVRARGIRVVLGGRPVLSGVDATVSARSRTALVGENGRGKTTLLRVLSGDLAPDDGRVERAGTVGVVHQSLAFRDGETVGTLVAESTRPARLALRALDLAAEGLENGDEDAEARYAAALDAAMRLDAWDADRRLDVALDGLGACTDRDRELATLSVGERHRVRLACVLGANHDILLLDEPTNHLDAEAQAFLAARLRSRPGGLAIVTHDRALLREVADEFLDLDPSMDGRPRVFAGGYAGWQEGRRRERERWTQEYETQQAEHTRLAQAVQEARSRLSTGWRPDKGTGKHQRQSHAPSVVQSLRRRQEALEAHRVTVPRPPLALRWPHLPVEPGAPLLRCDGVTVAHRLRTPVSLVVEGGDRLLVTGANGAGKSTLLDVLAGVLPPTGGRVHRSAGVRIAYLTQETPAWEEGLQAHEVHRRHTGRLVARGEVAESDLVPLSGTGLLDAEALRTPVGRLSEGQRRRLHLALRLAERPDLLILDEPTNHLSPLLVDELTEALRGTPAAVVVATHDRQMLADFAAWPTVTVSASPKEADA, from the coding sequence CTGTCCAGCCGCTCGCTCCCCGCACTCCTCCGTGAACTGAACACGGCCGGACGCCTCCCGGCCGGCGCGAGCGCCCACGTCCGCGCTCGCGGAATCCGGGTCGTCCTCGGCGGACGCCCGGTCCTGTCCGGCGTCGACGCCACGGTCTCCGCACGGTCCCGCACGGCGCTCGTGGGCGAGAACGGCCGGGGCAAGACGACGCTGCTGCGTGTTCTCTCCGGCGACCTCGCCCCCGACGACGGCCGGGTGGAACGCGCGGGCACGGTCGGCGTCGTCCACCAGTCGCTCGCGTTCCGCGACGGCGAGACCGTCGGCACCCTGGTCGCCGAGTCGACGCGCCCCGCACGCCTCGCCCTGCGCGCGCTGGACCTGGCCGCCGAAGGCCTGGAGAACGGCGACGAGGACGCGGAAGCCCGGTACGCGGCGGCACTGGACGCCGCCATGCGGCTCGACGCCTGGGACGCCGACCGCCGACTCGACGTCGCCCTGGACGGGCTCGGCGCGTGCACCGACCGGGACCGGGAACTCGCCACCCTGTCCGTCGGCGAACGCCACCGGGTGCGGCTGGCGTGCGTGCTCGGCGCGAACCACGACATCCTGCTGCTGGACGAGCCGACCAACCACCTGGACGCCGAAGCCCAGGCGTTCCTGGCCGCGCGCCTGCGGTCGCGTCCCGGCGGTCTGGCGATCGTCACCCACGACCGGGCGCTGCTGCGCGAGGTCGCCGACGAGTTCCTCGACCTGGACCCGAGCATGGACGGGCGGCCGCGGGTGTTCGCCGGGGGGTACGCGGGCTGGCAGGAGGGCCGCCGCCGCGAACGCGAACGGTGGACCCAGGAGTACGAGACGCAGCAGGCCGAGCACACCCGGCTGGCCCAGGCGGTGCAGGAGGCGCGGAGCCGGCTGTCCACCGGGTGGCGGCCGGACAAGGGCACCGGAAAGCACCAGCGCCAGTCCCATGCCCCGAGTGTGGTGCAGAGCCTCAGACGCAGACAGGAGGCGCTGGAGGCGCACCGGGTCACGGTTCCCCGGCCGCCGCTCGCGCTGCGGTGGCCGCACCTGCCGGTCGAACCCGGCGCTCCCCTGCTGAGGTGCGACGGCGTGACCGTCGCACACCGTCTGCGCACACCGGTCTCCCTGGTGGTCGAGGGCGGCGACCGGCTGCTCGTCACCGGGGCCAACGGGGCCGGGAAGTCGACGCTGCTCGACGTCCTGGCCGGGGTCCTCCCCCCGACGGGCGGGAGGGTGCACCGGTCCGCCGGCGTGCGGATCGCGTACCTGACCCAGGAGACCCCGGCCTGGGAGGAGGGCCTCCAGGCGCACGAGGTCCACCGGCGGCACACGGGACGGCTCGTGGCGCGCGGCGAGGTGGCCGAGTCCGACCTGGTGCCCCTGAGCGGCACGGGCCTGCTGGACGCCGAGGCGCTCCGCACACCCGTCGGGCGGCTGTCGGAGGGGCAGCGCCGCCGCCTGCACCTCGCGCTGCGCCTGGCCGAGCGGCCCGACCTGCTGATCCTCGACGAGCCCACGAACCACCTGTCCCCGCTGCTCGTCGACGAGCTCACCGAGGCCCTGCGCGGCACCCCGGCGGCCGTCGTCGTCGCCACGCACGACCGCCAGATGCTCGCCGACTTCGCGGCCTGGCCGACCGTGACCGTCTCCGCCTCCCCCAAGGAGGCCGACGCGTGA
- a CDS encoding DHA2 family efflux MFS transporter permease subunit, translating to MPSSAFSAPPIPEKQAWKALSALCVGLFITLLDQSLVAVALPRITEDLGASVNQAVWVSAGYLLTFAVPLLVTGRLGDRFGQRTMYLAGMALFTAAAAACAFAPTIEALILARAVQGFGASLLNPQSLSVINRVFARNRRGAAMGVWSAVASSAGLFGPLIGGLLAGGAGWRWVFLLYLPLGLLSLALVARWVPRLPTGAGRIDPLSAVVSLVAVSGIVFTLQQGPELGWPLWLWGVLALGVLALFLFVWLQKRADLRGADALVPLRLFGIRNFRFGSLAVTTLGFAVYSVNLPVMLYLQLGAGLSAQAAGVLLLPTGLVSVALAPVVGRLTDRLEPGRISKLGFSAMITAMTLFVVLISQEVPFAWLLVPLVLMGVANALCWSANSTISMRPLPTDLLGAGSGVYNTSRQVGAVLGAAALGAAMQIGLQYTTFANAMGFSLVLHVAVLVFGLVMVSNFRDDRAEAAPGTSGSTSG from the coding sequence ATGCCTTCTTCCGCTTTCTCCGCACCGCCGATCCCCGAGAAGCAGGCGTGGAAAGCGCTCAGCGCGCTGTGCGTCGGACTGTTCATCACCCTGCTGGACCAGTCCCTGGTGGCCGTCGCACTGCCCCGGATCACCGAGGACCTCGGAGCCAGCGTCAACCAGGCGGTCTGGGTCTCCGCCGGCTACCTGCTGACGTTCGCGGTCCCCCTGCTGGTCACCGGGCGCCTGGGCGACCGGTTCGGGCAGCGCACCATGTACCTGGCGGGCATGGCCCTGTTCACCGCGGCCGCGGCCGCGTGCGCTTTCGCGCCGACGATCGAGGCCCTCATCCTGGCGCGGGCCGTCCAGGGCTTCGGCGCCTCCCTGCTCAACCCGCAGTCCCTGAGCGTGATCAACCGGGTCTTCGCGCGCAACCGCCGGGGCGCCGCGATGGGGGTCTGGAGCGCGGTGGCCAGCTCCGCGGGCCTCTTCGGCCCCCTCATCGGCGGCCTGCTGGCCGGCGGCGCCGGGTGGCGCTGGGTCTTCCTCCTCTACCTCCCGCTGGGGCTGCTCTCCCTGGCCCTGGTCGCACGCTGGGTGCCGCGACTGCCCACCGGTGCGGGACGGATCGACCCGCTCAGCGCCGTCGTCTCGCTGGTCGCCGTGTCGGGGATCGTGTTCACGCTGCAGCAGGGACCGGAACTGGGCTGGCCGCTGTGGCTGTGGGGGGTCCTCGCCCTCGGAGTCCTCGCGCTGTTCCTCTTCGTCTGGCTGCAGAAACGGGCGGACCTGCGCGGCGCCGACGCCCTGGTGCCGTTGAGGCTGTTCGGCATCCGCAACTTCCGTTTCGGTTCCCTGGCCGTCACCACGCTGGGCTTCGCCGTCTACTCGGTGAACCTGCCCGTCATGCTGTACCTGCAACTGGGGGCCGGACTATCGGCCCAGGCCGCCGGGGTGCTGCTGCTGCCGACAGGCCTCGTCTCGGTGGCGCTGGCCCCGGTGGTCGGACGTCTGACGGACCGGCTGGAACCCGGACGGATCTCGAAACTCGGGTTCTCCGCGATGATCACCGCCATGACGCTGTTCGTCGTGCTCATCAGCCAGGAGGTCCCGTTCGCCTGGCTGCTCGTCCCCCTGGTCCTCATGGGGGTCGCCAACGCCCTGTGCTGGTCGGCCAACTCCACCATCAGCATGCGCCCGCTCCCCACCGACCTGTTGGGGGCCGGCTCCGGCGTGTACAACACCTCCCGCCAGGTCGGGGCGGTGCTGGGGGCCGCCGCACTCGGCGCGGCCATGCAGATCGGACTGCAGTACACCACCTTCGCCAACGCGATGGGGTTCTCCCTGGTCCTGCACGTCGCGGTCCTCGTCTTCGGCCTCGTCATGGTCTCGAACTTCCGCGACGACCGAGCGGAGGCGGCTCCGGGCACGTCCGGCAGCACGTCCGGTTAG